The Paenibacillus beijingensis nucleotide sequence CGCGTAAGTCGGACTGTTATATTCCTGAAAGGTATTCAGCTTTCGGGTGTACGCAAGGAAAGTTTCCAGTCTTTGCAGCCCATAGCCTGTGTAGTCTTCCCTGCCCAGCAGCTCTCCTGCAATGAGCGTCACGAACGATCCCATAATGGAAATATTCGTATAATTAGGGCCGACATTCCGCTTGATGATGGCGTCCGCTGCATTGCAGACCGCCTGACGAACGCCACTTTCGAGCGATTCGGGAAGCTTGCCGCCGTGCCTGGAGAGAACCAGGGCGAGATTTTTCCCGATAAAATCGGCCCAGTTCCAATCGGGAGGGGACATTTGCGACAGTGGCTCCTCGTAAAACCAGGACCAAATCCCAAACGTATCACGTTTGGGATTGGTATCCTGAAGCTGGATCAGCTTGCCCAGAATGCTGCAGGCACGCTCTTCAAGTTCCGGAATTTCGCTGTCCAGCAATGCGACCGCATAGACCGCACTTGGGTAAGTGGCATGAACGAAATCCGCCTGCTTGATGGTCGTATGGTAGCCCGGGCTGCTAAAGGGAACACGAAGCAGCTGGACCTCGGGATTATATTGGTCTTCCAGCGACTTTAGCTTTTCAATGAGCCGGTGATGATCCGTCATGGCTTCCATACTCCGCACCTCCGATCAGGATTTAATCTGCTGCAGTATTTTCAGGCTCAACGGATGTCTCGGTTGAAGGCTGGTCTGGTGTATCTCCAGCATTCATGGATGTCTCGGTTGAAGATTGGCCGGCCGTGTTCGTCGATTGGAGGATGGCATTCGCATCTCTTAACAAATAAGACGCCGCCTCGTTTGTAATCGATTTGCCGGTTTGTTCTTTTACCTGAGCGATAAAGCCTTTGATATCGCCTTTCTGCAGCTTCTTCTGTAAGCTGGCGGCAATTTCGGCCTTACTAATCCATTTTTTTGCTTCAAACAGGGATACCAATTTTTTTAATGAGTCAATATTGGTATACGTCTGGAAAGTCACCGTCTTTTGCTGCGTGTTCCCTGCCAAATCGCTTGCATTTACCGTAAAGGTATGGGAGCCAAGCGGCAGGCTGTAAAGGGGAATGGTCGTTCCCGGCGCTACAATCCCGCCATCCAGCGTCGCCGTTGTCTTTTGCGCGTCCACCCCGGATAAAGGGTCCGTTACGGTATACTGCGGCGTTAAGTCGCCGGCATCGCTGTAACTGCTTTCTGCCGGCGCCGTTACGTCAATGACGGGAGCGGTTGCATCCATGTTGAAGCCGATCGTATGAGCTGCTTCAACATTGCCCGCAAGATCCGTCGAACGGTAGCTGAAGGAATAGGTTCCATCTTGATCGAAAGGTACGGCCCCCGTGTACACTTGCCAAGCGGTGCCGCCATCCAGGCTGTATACGGACTCGGCCACTCCGGACCGATCGTCGGCGGCATCCAGACTTACAGTTACTCCGTGCACATACCAGCCGTTTTGGCCGTCAGGTGCTGCAGGGCTCACGCTTGAGGTCGTGGTCGGCGCCGTTACGTCGGCATGAATAATAACCGGCTTGAACAACGAAGATTGCTTACTGGACCCGATTCCGCTTCCCCATTCGATATAACCTTTGCGGCCATTGCCGTCGTTATCGTTCACAACAACCGACAAGCTGAGAATGCCATCTTCCGGTACGATCGGCGTCAGCTCGCTCCAAGGCACCGCCAACCGGTAAATCGTATCTTTCGCCGTCTCATCCCTCGTAATTTGCAGAGTACGATTGGTTACGGTTCCGGGGACGATTCCTTGCGGGGCCAGCCATCGATACAATTCCGGCCCTGTCGGCGTCAATGCCGCCCCGTACTCATACCATTGACCATTTTCGCCCGGCGTGCCGGCCGAAACCGCAAATTGAACGCCATCTCCCTGCCAGATCGACTCCTTCTCAAACGGCTGGGAAAAAGCATCATCATGAACGTTCGCACTCAAGTACAGGTACTCGGAATCGTATCCGAACCAAAGCTTCCCGCTCAGATCTTCGGCGCCGCCGTAAGTTGCAATCTTCAAATTAACGTCCGTCACCAGATCGATGCTCCCTGAATCAGGCAGGCTGTTCATTTGCTCCGCCGTGCGGTAATCCAAAGGGAACATGCTGCCGGCGTCAACCAGCTTTAGATTTCCTCCGTATTGCAGCGTTTTGCCGTCCGCCATAGTCAAGTTGAACGTATAAGGAAGCAAGGTATTGTACGGGAGGCCGTCAGGAACCGGAATTTCCACCGATCGTTTGGTATACGCAGGAATGACCATATCGACATTCGTAGCGCCCGTTATCCCGCCAATGTTCCAATCGATGCTCATTAACCGCCGTTCGAACGGCCTTTTATTGTCGACGATGACTTCCAGCACATCTTCCGACTCGTTTTTCAGGATATGCTTGGCCGTCACTTCCTGAGGCGTTATGACGTCGAACGTTTCGGACAGCCTTGCAAATTTGCCCGCCTCGTTTTGCACAGTGGCGAAAGCCGTCTTTTTGCCTGCCTCGACAACGCCCGGGAACTGTAGAGGGTAGCTTCCCGCAGCAGTTACCGTCAAGTCCTTCGATATCCCTTGGAAAGAAACGGTAACCGTTTCTTGCGGGGATGCATCCTGCTCGGTAAACGTCAAGGTTACCGGATCTTCGGTGTACGTCAAACCGCCGGCCAGCTTAAACCGGCTGCTGGCATCAATGGTGTCGATGCTCCCTTGCACGAACAACGGCTCGCCGCTCAACGTCAGATAGACTTTTCCCTGATTCGGAACGTAGGTGTCCGAGCGGCCCATCATGTCGGTTATGACAAGAGGGGTTTGCGTACTCAGCGCAACATCTTTTTTATCGAGCGACCATAACACGTGTACGGCGTTGTTGTCCTTATTAAAGCTGTAATGATAGATACCGTCCGACGTCATCTGAGCGGCGACGGTTGCTCCGGTAAGCTGCCTCGTCATCGTCGCCAGGGCGACATAAGCCGGTTTAGGCGTGTACGCGCCCAGCTCATCGCCGGAATTGTGGATGATGCCGAAATTATGCTCATTGTTGAGCTTATCCGTGCCGTCGTTCATCAGATCGTACCAAAATATTTTTTCCACACCGGATGCGATACTGACCACGTAGCTGCGGATCAAGTAAGCGGCCTGCGTATTCTCATCCACACCAAGCGGATTAAGATGTGTCGGCCATCCGATTTCGGAGAACCAGATCGGAATAGTCGCTCCATTATTGTGCGTGCGCACCAGCTCGTTCAGCCGGTCGATTTCCCCGATGAGCCCTTCCGGACTGTCCGGATAACGGTAGGGATGGACCGAGAGCGTATCCATGTAGTTCAATCCGCCGAGTTCAAATACGTCCGTAAGCCATTCATGCGGAATTCCGGCC carries:
- a CDS encoding OmpL47-type beta-barrel domain-containing protein; this translates as MSWHKKALSVLVSAAIGFGSFLFPAAYGVPEPRANAASSLTTEVSLGDFESTDEIWDFLIGGSGNLGNGEYSLDPAIYQFGNSSGKMQLDFSKYFAVSLERYTFKRILPVDAAEISFWVKTGDFKALDLVLMDSSNQNHQQTINLQPVSDWQKITVSSFTSGTNYIHFGGKNDGIWYGPLKKIYFKLSKPGLITGKTAGTIWLDDIRAKVNTPDLAIVQTQVGNVFAGSRTATMDVLTTGDQVAWTAYDAYGGQVATGSMPVEAGKARLNVQVPADGYYRLKVDAYQAGALVKTAETTFAALPAFDISQVADSPFAIQAHFGIGWNREMMPVVEYSGVKSVRDSFFWSEIELTQGQYSFNPKFTLPMQSMKERGIDPFLVFAFTNQYYDNFQTPYTDSAREGYANYVKAVVNKFGSQLQSGEIWNEFNLPFFGGKGPAASRADMYFELLKKGYEAVKSVRPDLNVVGAATAGIPHEWLTDVFELGGLNYMDTLSVHPYRYPDSPEGLIGEIDRLNELVRTHNNGATIPIWFSEIGWPTHLNPLGVDENTQAAYLIRSYVVSIASGVEKIFWYDLMNDGTDKLNNEHNFGIIHNSGDELGAYTPKPAYVALATMTRQLTGATVAAQMTSDGIYHYSFNKDNNAVHVLWSLDKKDVALSTQTPLVITDMMGRSDTYVPNQGKVYLTLSGEPLFVQGSIDTIDASSRFKLAGGLTYTEDPVTLTFTEQDASPQETVTVSFQGISKDLTVTAAGSYPLQFPGVVEAGKKTAFATVQNEAGKFARLSETFDVITPQEVTAKHILKNESEDVLEVIVDNKRPFERRLMSIDWNIGGITGATNVDMVIPAYTKRSVEIPVPDGLPYNTLLPYTFNLTMADGKTLQYGGNLKLVDAGSMFPLDYRTAEQMNSLPDSGSIDLVTDVNLKIATYGGAEDLSGKLWFGYDSEYLYLSANVHDDAFSQPFEKESIWQGDGVQFAVSAGTPGENGQWYEYGAALTPTGPELYRWLAPQGIVPGTVTNRTLQITRDETAKDTIYRLAVPWSELTPIVPEDGILSLSVVVNDNDGNGRKGYIEWGSGIGSSKQSSLFKPVIIHADVTAPTTTSSVSPAAPDGQNGWYVHGVTVSLDAADDRSGVAESVYSLDGGTAWQVYTGAVPFDQDGTYSFSYRSTDLAGNVEAAHTIGFNMDATAPVIDVTAPAESSYSDAGDLTPQYTVTDPLSGVDAQKTTATLDGGIVAPGTTIPLYSLPLGSHTFTVNASDLAGNTQQKTVTFQTYTNIDSLKKLVSLFEAKKWISKAEIAASLQKKLQKGDIKGFIAQVKEQTGKSITNEAASYLLRDANAILQSTNTAGQSSTETSMNAGDTPDQPSTETSVEPENTAAD